From a single Kryptolebias marmoratus isolate JLee-2015 linkage group LG6, ASM164957v2, whole genome shotgun sequence genomic region:
- the itgbl1 gene encoding integrin beta-like protein 1: protein MHTAVLVQSTLVPLCLILLSAVDDTLLQSVSQVGRVCRLSTESLLRRCRTPDGKICSGRGKCDCGICICETKEPGKFYGPRCECHDWVCPTHNGQICNDRGYCDCGMCECDEGWYGKVCQFQEECSLSKRRSKELCKNQQGVVCSKRGTCHCGSCMCDNDDEKNLITGCFCECDDSECLDEDTGEVCGGHGQCYCGNCYCAAGWHGDKCEFQCDISPWESRRRCTSPDGKICSNRGTCVCGECTCYDVDPSGDWGDIHGDTCECDERKCHVTYDRYTDDFCSGHGQCNCGRCDCKDGWTGKKCEHPLSCSLSLDSSLKKCRGASNLPCNGRGQCQCGQCTCHPPGDSRVHGKNCECDDRQCEDISGEICGGHGYCSCGRCICQEGWFGKLCQFARSCDMTDAQSKEICETADGVLCSGKGSCHCGQCICSPQEWWVSGDFCECDDRECDKHDGLICTGNGLCNCGNCECWEGWTGNACEIWVGTEY, encoded by the exons CCAGGTGGGTCGAGTGTGCAGACTGTCCACGGAGTCGTTGCTACGCCGCTGCCGGACACCAGATGGCAAAATATGCAGTGGAAGGGGCAAATGTGACTGTGGCATCTGCATCTGTGAGACCAAAGAGCCAGGGAAGTTCTACGGTCCACGCTGCGAATGCCACGACTGGGTCTGTCCTACACATAACGGCCAAATATGCAACG ATCGCGGCTACTGCGACTGTGGGATGTGTGAGTGTGACGAAGGCTGGTATGGAAAAGTGTGCCAGTTTCAGGAGGAGTGCAGCCTGTCTAAGAGGAGGAGCAAAGAGCTCTGCAAAAACCAACAAGGGGTGGTCTGCTCCAAAAGGG GAACCTGCCACTGTGGAAGTTGCATGTGTGACAATGATGATGAAAAGAACTTGATAACGGGATGCTTCTGTGAATGTGACGACAGTGAGTGTCTGGATGAGGACACAGGAGAGGTTTGTGGAG GCCATGGCCAGTGTTACTGTGGAAACTGTTACTGTGCTGCTGGTTGGCATGGAGACAAATGTGAGTTTCAGTGTGACATCAGCCCATGGGAAAGCAGGCGGAGGTGCACATCCCCAGATGGCAAAATCTGCAGCAACCGAG GGACCTGCGTTTGCGGGGAGTGTACCTGTTATGATGTGGATCCTTCTGGGGACTGGGGAGACATTCATGGAGACACCTGCGAGTGCGACGAGAGGAAGTGCCATGTGACATACGACCGATACACAGATGATTTCTGCTCAG GTCATGGCCAGTGTAACTGTGGAAGGTGTGACTGCAAGGATGGTTGGACGGGGAAGAAGTGTGAGCATCCTCTGAGTTGCTCGCTGTCTTTGGATAGCAGTCTGAAGAAATGCAGAGGAGCGTCAAACTTGCCCTGCAACGGACGAG gtcagtgCCAGTGTGGACAGTGCACTTGCCACCCACCGGGGGACAGTCGGGTTCATGGCAAAAACTGTGAGTGCGATGACCGCCAGTGTGAAGACATAAGTGGAGAGATATGTGGAG GTCACGGCTACTGTTCATGTGGACGCTGCATCTGTCAGGAGGGCTGGTTTGGGAAGCTGTGCCAGTTCGCCAGGTCCTGTGACATGACTGACGCCCAGAGCAAGGAGATTTGCGAGACAGCTGATGGAGTCCTTTGCAGTGGAAAag GTTCCTGTCACTGCGGTCAATGCATCTGCTCTCCCCAAGAGTGGTGGGTGTCGGGAGATTTCTGCGAGTGTGACGACCGAGAGTGCGACAAACATGATGGCCTCATCTGCACAG GGAACGGCCTGTGCAACTGCGGCAACTGTGAGTGCTGGGAAGGCTGGACGGGGAATGCTTGCGAGATCTGGGTGGGAACAGAGTACTGA